The proteins below come from a single Eubacterium limosum genomic window:
- a CDS encoding DegT/DnrJ/EryC1/StrS family aminotransferase translates to MDKPEKIYLASPHMGGEEMKYIQEAFDTNWIAPLGKNVNQFEKEMAAYVGVKTGAALSAGTAALHLGLKALGVGEGDVVFCSSLTFSASANPIIYLGAKPVFIDSEPETWNMSPVALEKAYDKYPHPKAVIIVDLYGQAADYEKLSVHCKAHHTPVLEDAAEALGATYQGQKCGTFGDLSVLSFNGNKIITTSGGGMLLGNDEALIQKTRFWSTQSRENERHYEHKELGYNYRMSNIVAGIGRGQLKVLDERVTKKKQIFETYQEAFKEIDDIEMMPVSDKGKPNCWLSCMTLKQGSKIKPLDIMQALEKENIESRPIWKPMHLQPYFKAYDFFSHCNQKNEQSIAEDIFNRGVCLPSDTKMTVADQQRIINMIKALF, encoded by the coding sequence ATGGATAAGCCCGAAAAGATATATCTCGCCTCGCCCCACATGGGCGGCGAGGAAATGAAATACATACAGGAAGCCTTTGACACCAACTGGATCGCTCCCCTTGGTAAAAATGTCAACCAGTTTGAAAAAGAAATGGCAGCCTATGTAGGCGTTAAGACAGGCGCCGCTCTGTCCGCCGGCACAGCCGCCCTGCATCTTGGCTTAAAAGCCCTGGGGGTAGGGGAAGGAGACGTGGTCTTCTGTTCCAGCCTGACCTTTTCAGCCAGCGCTAACCCCATTATCTACCTGGGCGCAAAGCCTGTTTTTATCGACAGCGAACCCGAAACCTGGAACATGAGCCCGGTAGCTCTTGAAAAAGCCTATGATAAATATCCCCATCCAAAAGCCGTGATCATTGTGGATTTATACGGACAGGCCGCCGATTATGAAAAGCTGTCAGTCCACTGTAAAGCCCACCACACACCAGTATTAGAAGACGCTGCTGAAGCCTTAGGCGCGACCTATCAAGGACAGAAATGCGGTACCTTTGGTGATCTGTCCGTTCTATCTTTTAATGGCAACAAGATCATCACCACCTCCGGTGGCGGCATGCTCTTAGGCAATGATGAAGCACTCATTCAGAAAACCCGTTTCTGGTCCACCCAGTCCAGAGAGAATGAACGCCACTATGAGCATAAAGAGCTGGGCTACAACTACCGCATGAGCAACATTGTTGCCGGTATCGGAAGAGGACAGCTAAAAGTCCTTGATGAAAGAGTCACAAAGAAAAAGCAAATCTTTGAGACCTATCAAGAAGCATTTAAAGAAATCGACGATATTGAAATGATGCCTGTTTCCGATAAAGGCAAACCCAATTGCTGGTTAAGCTGCATGACCTTAAAACAGGGTAGTAAGATAAAACCATTAGATATTATGCAGGCCTTGGAAAAAGAAAATATCGAATCCCGCCCCATTTGGAAGCCCATGCATCTGCAGCCTTATTTTAAAGCCTATGATTTTTTTAGCCATTGTAACCAAAAGAATGAACAGAGCATCGCAGAAGATATCTTTAACCGGGGCGTCTGCCTGCCGAGCGATACCAAAATGACTGTGGCAGACCAACAGCGCATTATCAACATGATTAAAGCATTGTTTTAA
- a CDS encoding glycosyltransferase, producing the protein MVKKYSVLLSLYMEEKPCYLKQSINSMINQTIKPDEIVIVKDGPLTTELEIVLDRYISRYPNLFKIVISKENIGLGKALNLGLDSCKNELVARMDTDDISKPERCEKQLELFNSNTNLSLVGTNVDEFFDNPERVISTRKVPSKQSDIYNFSKRRSAFNHPTVMYKKSIVFQFNGYSDLRRNQDVDLFGRMLYGGCVAQNIDESLLLFRSNDSLTKRRKSWENSKSYMNVIKKFWKIGYASFWDYCIVVIGQLAIALFPIKVQKIIYKKFLRK; encoded by the coding sequence ATGGTAAAAAAATATAGTGTGTTATTATCACTTTATATGGAAGAAAAACCTTGTTATTTAAAACAGAGTATTAACAGTATGATTAATCAAACCATTAAACCGGATGAAATAGTTATTGTTAAAGATGGCCCACTTACTACTGAATTAGAGATCGTTCTTGATAGGTATATTAGTAGATACCCAAATCTTTTTAAAATTGTTATCAGCAAAGAAAATATCGGATTGGGAAAAGCTTTGAATCTTGGACTTGATTCTTGTAAAAATGAATTAGTAGCAAGAATGGACACAGATGATATATCAAAACCTGAAAGGTGCGAAAAACAGCTTGAGTTGTTTAATAGTAATACCAATCTTAGCTTAGTAGGAACAAATGTTGATGAATTTTTTGATAATCCAGAGAGGGTTATATCAACCAGAAAAGTGCCATCTAAACAAAGTGATATTTATAATTTTTCTAAAAGAAGAAGCGCATTTAATCATCCAACGGTTATGTATAAAAAAAGTATAGTATTCCAGTTTAACGGATATAGTGATTTAAGAAGAAATCAAGACGTCGATCTTTTTGGGAGGATGTTGTATGGAGGTTGTGTTGCACAGAATATTGATGAATCGTTATTACTCTTTCGTTCAAATGATAGTCTAACAAAAAGGCGAAAAAGTTGGGAAAATAGTAAGAGCTATATGAATGTAATTAAAAAATTTTGGAAAATCGGATATGCTAGTTTTTGGGATTATTGTATTGTTGTTATCGGGCAGTTAGCTATAGCGCTTTTTCCAATAAAAGTTCAAAAGATTATCTATAAAAAATTTTTGAGAAAGTAA
- a CDS encoding sugar transferase → MIYQKYVKRILDITLSCASIIVLSPVMGVTAILVKQKLGSPVIFKQKRPGKDEKIFTMYKFRTMTDERDEKGELLPDSIRLTKFGKMLRSTSLDELPELFNIFKGDMSIVGPRPQLIKDLVFMTPEQRKRQTVLPGLTGWAQINGRNDVTWEDKFKYDLEYLKNISFLKDYKIIVKTITKVFVREGINAKGMDTAEDLGDYLLKQKMISLNQYNMLTKKAERL, encoded by the coding sequence ATGATCTATCAGAAATACGTCAAACGTATACTCGACATCACCCTGTCCTGCGCATCCATCATCGTGCTGTCGCCCGTGATGGGTGTTACCGCCATTCTGGTTAAACAGAAGCTGGGAAGCCCGGTCATTTTTAAACAGAAGCGGCCCGGCAAGGATGAAAAGATTTTTACGATGTACAAATTTAGAACCATGACCGATGAACGGGATGAAAAAGGCGAGTTGCTACCGGATAGTATTAGACTGACCAAGTTTGGAAAGATGCTCAGGAGTACGAGTTTGGATGAATTGCCCGAGCTGTTTAATATTTTTAAGGGCGATATGAGTATTGTAGGGCCGCGGCCGCAACTTATAAAAGACCTTGTATTCATGACTCCAGAGCAAAGAAAGAGACAAACCGTTTTACCAGGATTAACCGGCTGGGCTCAAATTAATGGTCGTAATGATGTGACATGGGAAGATAAGTTTAAATATGATTTAGAGTATCTTAAGAATATATCTTTTTTAAAAGATTATAAAATTATAGTCAAAACAATTACAAAAGTATTTGTCCGAGAGGGAATAAATGCAAAGGGAATGGATACAGCAGAAGATTTAGGTGATTATCTCTTAAAACAAAAAATGATTTCATTAAATCAATATAATATGCTTACGAAAAAGGCGGAAAGGTTATAA
- a CDS encoding glycosyltransferase family 2 protein, translating into MSVRFSIVIPVFNAEKTIERCVKSVLLQNYTDYEVILVNDGSTDKTGKILNNFLKTSEKLILKEQNNRGPGLARNAGIERASGEYIIFIDSDDYIDEGYFEALDNIIKLENSDVIFIDAVQEKIDGKIICKEKISKFANYSKKLLIRCQMTGKIPWGGWRKVTRRSIIINNKIFYSDDEVGEEAIFSFECLRNARKISFLNSEYYHYVNYPSSQSKKGNDDPWGPVYLRMKNYLIENLLFEEYQKTIQSFSVTALTASLYRLASINTFEETKEKLREKVKDLEKNCKVSVDWRSLNKANKFLYPFYMLHLYNVLVLLAKGYCNLNKYEKNKNFSS; encoded by the coding sequence ATGAGTGTGAGATTTTCAATAGTTATACCAGTGTTTAATGCGGAAAAGACAATTGAACGATGCGTTAAAAGTGTTCTATTACAAAATTATACAGACTATGAAGTTATTTTAGTAAATGACGGATCAACAGACAAAACGGGAAAAATTTTAAACAATTTTTTAAAAACTAGCGAGAAGCTTATTCTTAAGGAACAAAATAATAGAGGTCCAGGATTAGCTAGAAATGCCGGGATAGAAAGAGCAAGCGGAGAATATATTATATTTATTGATTCAGATGATTATATTGATGAAGGTTATTTTGAAGCATTAGATAACATCATCAAACTTGAAAATTCTGATGTTATATTTATAGACGCAGTCCAGGAAAAAATAGATGGAAAAATAATTTGCAAAGAGAAAATATCAAAATTTGCAAATTATTCAAAGAAATTATTGATTAGATGTCAAATGACTGGCAAAATTCCTTGGGGCGGTTGGAGAAAAGTAACAAGAAGAAGCATAATAATTAATAATAAAATTTTCTATTCGGACGATGAGGTTGGAGAAGAAGCTATATTTAGTTTTGAATGTTTAAGGAATGCAAGAAAAATAAGTTTTTTAAATAGTGAATATTATCATTATGTTAATTATCCAAGTAGTCAGTCTAAAAAAGGAAATGATGATCCTTGGGGACCAGTATATTTAAGAATGAAGAACTACCTTATTGAAAATTTATTGTTCGAAGAATATCAAAAAACAATACAAAGCTTTTCAGTAACAGCACTAACAGCTTCTTTGTATAGACTTGCATCAATAAACACTTTTGAAGAAACCAAAGAAAAATTGAGAGAAAAAGTAAAAGATTTAGAAAAGAATTGTAAAGTTTCAGTAGATTGGAGGAGCCTTAATAAAGCAAATAAATTCTTATATCCATTTTATATGTTGCATCTATATAATGTATTGGTTTTATTAGCAAAAGGATATTGTAATTTAAATAAATATGAAAAAAATAAAAATTTTAGTAGTTGA